The nucleotide sequence CCCAAAACCGAAACGTTCTTGTTAAAGGTGAGAGAATAATttcatgtatatgtataataatgctgATTCCCACGAAAAtatatttcgactcatccctccttttttaaaaaaataaattaataaatgaaaaaggaGAAAATCGAGGTTCGGTTACAGCGCGGCACTTAggctacaatggaagtgaatgggggccaatctgtaaacattaaaatattcactattTTAACAGTATAGTTATAAGATTTAAACAATATGCGTTAAATAcgatttttagtgtgataaaatcgcatactaaccttttctgtggaaagatATAGCCacatttacaacttcgttgccatgacaatgtgtaaaaatgatgatttaaacaactttacagctcaaataattaaccagttttaacagaataattaatgtaagtgctttagaaaattataagcttcatatttatgCCTTTTTAAACTCTCGAAAAATTGGCccaattgacttccattgcaagtgcctccctgtaacctcgatttttgcttctttaagaaaacgagggatgagtcgaaataattgTTGTgatactcaacattatgccacaaatgctgtcgattgagctatccttttattaaacccggaatattccttttaaatggCCTCGTAGGCCCGTTTACTTGCATACTTCAACGCATGTCTTTTGGTTTTCTGGGTATTTTAGTTGGTCATTTTAGACTTTGGAAAATATTGTGCTTTGTTATTCaaaacattattgtatttatgtctatAGGCAAAAGCTAAAGAAAAATGCACACGCTTTGAGTTTAGACGGGAGATGTCTCCAGGTATGCAGGTGTCCTTCCCGGTCGCAGAGCCGGTTGTGACGCCAAGAGCTCGCGAGGGACTACGGGCAGTCGTGCCGACCATTTTCCCACCGAGCGCCGTCAATAGAGGCGAGAGTGTTCGCGTCCGACCACCAGACCCCGAGAGAATCCCACTGACGTCACCGCAACGCCCTTTGGATCTTGCCAATTCGCAGAAAAAGCGAGGACCAAAACCAAAATTGCGTCCCGCCGCGGGTCTAAGTGGAGGTTCGTCTACCGAAGGCTTTAAAAGAAAAGCATTTGAACCGTCCTCTTACAGGCCTTCAAAAACGGGGAGATCGGGAGAGGCATCGAGCTGTGACATTATGCATTTATCGCAGATCCAAGCGGAATCCAGCCACGTTAAAAAGCAAATGGGAAGAAGGTCAAGTGATGACGTTTATACACATGGTGGCACCATCATAAAAACAGGGGTTGGTATTTTGGGGCATCGATCGAAGGACAGTACCATTGGTGCCATATATAATCGACCTAAAAGTAATCTATTTCGACCCACCGGTAAAACCAGGGAGCAACTGTCTCTGAGTTTTGTGGAGGAAACAGAGGAGTCCTGGTTGCCCTGTTTGAAGAACATGGAGAAAATTGTTGTTACGGATGTAACGAGTAACTCTTTGACTGTGACCATTAAAGAGAGTTCAACTGACAAAggtttctttaaagaaaaaaacattatataatttttttttaaagtgaaatgttTGACTCCAAATAGAAAAAGCCTAAATTTCTAAATAATTATATGTAACTGCACAGTAAAGTCTTGCaatcatgtatgtgtgtgtgtatatatatatatatatgtgtatatatatatagagagagagagagagcctataAATACACTACTGGTCTAAAGTTTTGAAACTtattataattgtgttttttttttccacatttaaggataatagtaaattaatcacaactatggaataacaaatggaaatatgggaattatgttgttgctaaaaatctaaagaaaatccaaaataaatcacaactgtgttatatttgagcATCTTCACAGTATTCCcgctttgcctagaatttgcagaaatgaacTCTTTTCtccaccaacttcttgaggattcatcctgggatgctttttaaacagtaatgaaggagttcccatcttgggcacttattggctgcttttctttattatttggtccaagtcattaatttcaaaaactttttt is from Xyrauchen texanus isolate HMW12.3.18 chromosome 8, RBS_HiC_50CHRs, whole genome shotgun sequence and encodes:
- the LOC127647304 gene encoding chromobox protein homolog 8-like — encoded protein: MELSAVGERVFAAESIIKRRIRRGRMEYLVKWKGWSQKYSTWEPEENILDERLFAAFEERERERELFGPKKRGPKTETFLLKAKAKEKCTRFEFRREMSPGMQVSFPVAEPVVTPRAREGLRAVVPTIFPPSAVNRGESVRVRPPDPERIPLTSPQRPLDLANSQKKRGPKPKLRPAAGLSGGSSTEGFKRKAFEPSSYRPSKTGRSGEASSCDIMHLSQIQAESSHVKKQMGRRSSDDVYTHGGTIIKTGVGILGHRSKDSTIGAIYNRPKSNLFRPTGKTREQLSLSFVEETEESWLPCLKNMEKIVVTDVTSNSLTVTIKESSTDKGFFKEKNII